The following coding sequences are from one Bos mutus isolate GX-2022 chromosome 22, NWIPB_WYAK_1.1, whole genome shotgun sequence window:
- the FAM3D gene encoding protein FAM3D isoform X2, translating into MRLSGLLRYLALIFAMATTWLFIREYINFNMKTFRLPRWMGSAHKNSSQLVKNKCGLSKSCPDNFFAFKIVSGAANVVGPTMCFEDQTIMSPVKNNVGRGLNVVLVDGTTGAVLTQKSFDMYSGDASLLTKFLKEISEDMLVLVASYDDPGTKMNDEIRKLFSNLGSTHAKQLGFRDSWVFLGAQNLKSKSPFEQRSFQTQQNWASYSKEEALLKEQPRNEQI; encoded by the exons ATGAGACTGTCAG GTCTGCTTCGCTACCTGGCCCTTATTTTTGCCATGGCTACCACATGGCTCTTCATCCGAGAATATATCAACTTCAACATGAAAACCTTCCGCCTGCCCCGCTGGATGG GTTCAGCCCACAAGAACT CTTCACAGTTGGTGAAGAACAAGTGTGGCCTCAGCAAATCCTGCCCAGACAACTTCTTTGCGTTTAAAATCGTCAGTGGGGCCGCCAACGTCGTGGGCCCCACCATGTGCTTTGAGGACCAAAC gatcatGAGTCCTGTGAAAAACAACGTGGGCAGAGGCCTGAACGTCGTCCTTGTGGACG GAACCACGGGAGCGGTGCTGACACAGAAATCTTTTGACATGTACTCTGGAG ATGCTAGCCTCCTGACAAAATTCCTTAAAGAAATTTCCGAGGACATGCTGGTGCTGGTGGCCTCTTACGACGACCCAGGGACCAA GATGAATGATGAAATCAGGAAGCTCTTCTCCAACTTGGGCAGCACCCACGCAAAGCAGCTGGGCTTCCGGGACAGCTGGGTCTTCTTAGGGGCCCAAAACCTCAAGAGTAAAAGCCCCTTTGAGCAG CGCAGCTTCCAGACCCAGCAAAATTGGGCCAGTTACAGCAAAGAGGAAGCAC TTCTTAAAGAACAACCCAGAAACGAACAAATATGA
- the FAM3D gene encoding protein FAM3D isoform X1, producing MRLSGLLRYLALIFAMATTWLFIREYINFNMKTFRLPRWMGSAHKNSSQLVKNKCGLSKSCPDNFFAFKIVSGAANVVGPTMCFEDQTIMSPVKNNVGRGLNVVLVDGTTGAVLTQKSFDMYSGDASLLTKFLKEISEDMLVLVASYDDPGTKMNDEIRKLFSNLGSTHAKQLGFRDSWVFLGAQNLKSKSPFEQFLKNNPETNKYDGWPELLELEGCVPRKV from the exons ATGAGACTGTCAG GTCTGCTTCGCTACCTGGCCCTTATTTTTGCCATGGCTACCACATGGCTCTTCATCCGAGAATATATCAACTTCAACATGAAAACCTTCCGCCTGCCCCGCTGGATGG GTTCAGCCCACAAGAACT CTTCACAGTTGGTGAAGAACAAGTGTGGCCTCAGCAAATCCTGCCCAGACAACTTCTTTGCGTTTAAAATCGTCAGTGGGGCCGCCAACGTCGTGGGCCCCACCATGTGCTTTGAGGACCAAAC gatcatGAGTCCTGTGAAAAACAACGTGGGCAGAGGCCTGAACGTCGTCCTTGTGGACG GAACCACGGGAGCGGTGCTGACACAGAAATCTTTTGACATGTACTCTGGAG ATGCTAGCCTCCTGACAAAATTCCTTAAAGAAATTTCCGAGGACATGCTGGTGCTGGTGGCCTCTTACGACGACCCAGGGACCAA GATGAATGATGAAATCAGGAAGCTCTTCTCCAACTTGGGCAGCACCCACGCAAAGCAGCTGGGCTTCCGGGACAGCTGGGTCTTCTTAGGGGCCCAAAACCTCAAGAGTAAAAGCCCCTTTGAGCAG TTCTTAAAGAACAACCCAGAAACGAACAAATATGACGGCTGGCCAGAGCTGCTGGAGCTGGAGGGCTGTGTGCCCCGGAAGGTATAG